A single window of Leeuwenhoekiella sp. MAR_2009_132 DNA harbors:
- a CDS encoding type IX secretion system membrane protein PorP/SprF, translating to MTTVVTHVIRFLILVLCCAGLYAQQEPNYSQYMYNTMAINPAYVGSSDNFNITANYKAQFTGINGAPETVSLGLESPVTYNLGLGLNITRDALGPSEELNVDGNFSYSLQLSSQTYLSFGLKAGFRVLNVDFRKGVFDNPNDPLFMNNIDNQFLGVLGAGAYLFGDKWYIGLSTPNFFSQEYYNDESTMVNTEKLNLYLIGGYIFDVSSNVKFKPAVLFDYVEGAPMRASLSANFLFLEKFTAGVSYNIDAAVGALAGFQVSDNIFIGYAYDYNTSDFNRYNDGSHEVLIKFSLARKRGATFSPRFF from the coding sequence ATGACAACAGTAGTAACCCACGTAATCAGATTTTTGATACTCGTTTTATGTTGTGCAGGTCTTTACGCTCAGCAAGAGCCTAATTATTCTCAGTATATGTACAACACAATGGCGATTAATCCTGCCTATGTAGGATCATCAGATAATTTTAATATTACGGCAAATTATAAAGCTCAGTTTACAGGCATTAATGGAGCTCCGGAAACAGTAAGTTTAGGATTAGAATCACCGGTGACATACAATCTGGGTCTGGGGTTAAATATTACCCGCGATGCTTTAGGACCTTCTGAAGAATTGAATGTAGATGGTAACTTCTCATACTCTCTACAGTTGTCTTCACAGACTTATTTGTCATTTGGTTTAAAAGCTGGTTTTAGAGTGCTTAATGTAGATTTTAGGAAAGGTGTTTTTGATAATCCAAATGACCCGTTATTTATGAATAATATAGATAATCAGTTTTTGGGAGTACTAGGCGCAGGGGCATATTTATTTGGCGATAAATGGTATATAGGATTATCAACGCCTAATTTCTTTTCGCAGGAATATTACAATGATGAAAGCACCATGGTGAATACCGAAAAACTAAACCTTTATCTTATAGGAGGGTACATTTTTGACGTAAGCAGTAACGTAAAATTTAAACCAGCAGTACTTTTTGATTATGTAGAAGGAGCACCTATGCGAGCCAGTCTATCTGCAAACTTTCTATTTCTTGAGAAATTTACAGCGGGGGTATCTTATAATATTGATGCCGCGGTAGGTGCATTAGCCGGTTTTCAAGTATCTGATAATATTTTTATAGGCTACGCCTATGATTACAACACATCAGACTTTAACCGGTATAATGATGGAAGTCACGAAGTGTTAATTAAGTTTTCTCTAGCCCGCAAACGTGGAGCTACATTCTCACCTAGATTCTTCTAA